In Rutidosis leptorrhynchoides isolate AG116_Rl617_1_P2 unplaced genomic scaffold, CSIRO_AGI_Rlap_v1 contig130, whole genome shotgun sequence, the genomic window ATTTCTGTCGCATACTACTTCAGAAAAAAAAAGATTTCTGTCGCATACATAAACATTCTCTTTCTTTCTGGCATTGCTCATAGCAACACAAAAGAACTCGCAAGTTATTTTTTCTCTCCCTGATCGTTAATAACTACTGTATATACCAAATAAGCTGGTAATTCTTATGATTGATTACACACAAACATAGAAATCACATCGCTTTATTCTCTTTTCTTTATAGAAAACAGAGATGGAGAGATCCAATGGGGTCTATTTGACTATAAACTCCCATACCCAGATTACAGAAGTGGgaaattcataatttttttttgttgGGTCTTCTTCAGATtacaaaagagaaaaaaaaaaaaaaaggttgaaGTTTGAGATGGAAATGCTGGCAGCGgagaatggtggtggtggtggtaaaaGCGTGCAGAGGTCGATGAGCTTTGCTTTTAAAGCTCCTCAAGAGAATTTCACCATCCAAGATTTTGAGCTGGGCAAGATCTATGGGGTTGGCTCCTATTCAAAGGTTTGATTTTTGTCCTGCTGTCTCTCTGTTTTATATGTTTCCTTTATTCCATTATTTGACATGGATTTAAAATAAATGGGACTTCCTTTGGGTACATATAAGCTTCATCCGCTTTATAAATGATTGACCGGGCAATGTTAATTTGGTGCTATGAATTGTAATTTAGGGACCATTTCTTTGACAAGGAGCTGTTTAATGTTGCGTGGAGCTATCTATAtgaaatcatgtttgtaaactttaagCTCTCCAGGCAATTCAATTCATCTATGCCATATGCAATTTTTTTCTATCTTGTGCCAGATTGAGTTGGGTCCTCATTCTTTTTATGGAGCTATATTAAGACGGATAATAATCTGTGAGTTGCTAAGACTGACAAATTGATGGAACAGTCATAGTTTGTGAATAACAATTGCGATCTCGGAGAAGTCAATAACTTATGCTCTACAATGTCAGTCTCTATCCTGCTTCAAAGCTGGCTGTAGTGTTTTAGGGTTAGGATGACTTATTTGATATGGAGTATTTATTATTTTCTGGAATTGTGGCTACTGGGTACTGTCATATCACTATACATATTTGTAGTTTGTCGGTGCGTGTTAGAATGAGATGTTATGGAGAGGAAAGCTTGTTCTTGATTGCATCATCTTTTTTAAGTTGCTTTTATTTGTGCCATCAGGTTGTAAGGGCAAAAAAGAAGGATACTAGAGGTTGTATATGCCTTGAAAATCATGGATAAAAAATTCATCACCAAAGAAAATAAACAGCTTATGTGAAGTTGGAACGCATTGTGCTTGACCAGTTAGATCATCCTGGAATTGTGCGGCTATACTTCACATTTCAAGATTCCTTTTCACTATGTAGGTATTATTGGTCATATCCTCTCATGCTTTTGTGTGGCTTAAGGCGTTTCTTTACTCATTTTATTAAACGATAACCCTTTGTCTCCATGAGTTTATTCATTTTATTACTGGTAATTTTCTTGATGCAAAAAGTTTCTCACCATTTTTATTTCTCTGCATTATATTTGTGAAGACATGGCACTTGAATCCTTGAAGGTGGAGAACTTTTCGACCAGATAACCCGAGTAAGTTAGTTAAACTTCAATCATGAAACACATATTTGATTGTATCTGGTTGGATTGATATTCCATGTAGTATTGAACTAGCTTATCATTGTGTGGGCAGAAAGGCCGTCTACTGGAAGATGAAGCGAGATTCTACACTGCAGAAGTTGTTGATGCTCTTGAATACATACATAGTATGGGGTTGATACACCGCGATATTAAGGTAATTTCCCATCATTCATGGGTGTGGTTATAGTCAACGAACAACGTATGCTAAGAAATCTCAAATGGCAGCCGGAGAACTTGTTGCTTACTTCAGAAGGGCACATTAAAGTTGCAGACTTTGGAAGTGTGAAGCCAATGCAGGATAGTCGAATTACTGTGCTTCCAAATGCTGCCTcaggtaattaataataatatatcatgtgGACATGTTATTTGATGATAGCTTTAAATATGAGATTAATTAGTTTGCTTTGGTGCTCTGTCCAGATGATAAAGCATGCACCTTGTGGGGACAGCTGCCTATGTCCTCCAGAAGTCCTCAATTCTTCTCCTGCAACATTTGGGTAAGACACTTTTTTTGGACTAACAAGCGAGAATGCGAGAGTAATTTGTTTAAAATGGTGCCTGTAGCCTTCCTTAAAGTTATTTCCTTCAATTAGATCTGATTAATTGATTCAGATGTTTTTAATCCATTGCTGCTCTTTTGAATAAAATTAAACAGAAATGACCTCTGGGCACTTGGCTGCACCTTGTACCAAATGCTTTCTGGAACGTCACCTTTCAAAGATGCCAGTGAATGGCTTATTTTTCAAAGAATTATTGCAAGAGATATACGATTTCCAAATTACTTCTCAGATCAAGCAACGGACCTCATTGATCGCTTATTGGTAAACCTTAAACAATCTTAACCCTTGGgacaaaagtaaaaataaaaaattcttGCTCCATCTTTTC contains:
- the LOC139881214 gene encoding LOW QUALITY PROTEIN: 3-phosphoinositide-dependent protein kinase 2-like (The sequence of the model RefSeq protein was modified relative to this genomic sequence to represent the inferred CDS: inserted 6 bases in 4 codons; deleted 1 base in 1 codon), with protein sequence MEMLAAENGGGGGKSVQRSMSFAFKAPQENFTIQDFELGKIYGVGSYSKVVRAKKKDTEVVYALKIMDKKFITKENXTAYVKLERIVLDQLDHPGIVRLYFTFQDSFSLYMALESXEGGELFDQITRKGRLLEDEARFYTAEVVDALEYIHSMGLIHRDIKPENLLLTSEGHIKVADFGSVKPMQDSRITVLPNAASDDKACTLXGDSCLCPPEVLNSSPATFGNDLWALGCTLYQMLSGTSPFKDASEWLIFQRIIARDIRFPNYFSDQATDLIDRLLDVDPSRRPGAGPDGYQVLKMHPFFKGVDWKNLRKQAPPRLAMETSAYSSEGDDGHDSSWNPTTLXDGSIRQNDGNAGGTSSSSESSGHITRLASIDSFDSKWQQFLEAGESVLMISMVKKLQKITSKKVQLILTNKPKLIYVDPSKLVVKGNIIWSDNSNDLSIQVLSPSQFKICTPKKVMSFEDAKQRAWQWKKAIESLQNR